From Penaeus monodon isolate SGIC_2016 chromosome 6, NSTDA_Pmon_1, whole genome shotgun sequence, the proteins below share one genomic window:
- the LOC119574041 gene encoding uncharacterized protein LOC119574041: protein MNTVYDRTMATVMAQALAANPNMSSDKAQMRLYLDTLKAMVPQCPKNRKVSRQELIEHVINYISDLQDTLQSESDSDSRPGSPMDGVGFSDSFNQQPQYGGYGVQPDQYSIGNQDFYSTDTDNVLQPQHGYYINSTSSNFGSTTSSYSGYIADYSGYSSDGSNCSAYSSGSH, encoded by the coding sequence ATGAACACTGTTTATGATAGAACAATGGCCACTGTCATGGCACAGGCACTCGCCGCCAACCCCAACATGTCCTCTGATAAGGCACAGATGCGCCTCTACCTCGATACACTCAAGGCCATGGTGCCTCAGTGTCCCAAGAACCGTAAGGTGTCCAGACAGGAACTCATCGAGCACGTCATCAACTACATCAGCGACCTTCAGGATACCCTCCAGTCCGAATCGGACTCTGACAGTCGTCCAGGGAGTCCTATGGACGGCGTCGGTTTCAGTGACTCCTTCAACCAGCAACCACAATATGGCGGTTATGGTGTTCAACCCGACCAGTACTCCATCGGCAACCAAGATTTCTACTCCACTGACACTGACAATGTTCTTCAACCTCAACATGGGTACTACATCAATTCTACTTCCAGTAATTTTGGCAGTACCACCAGTTCCTACAGTGGCTACATCGCAGACTACAGTGGCTATAGCAGTGACGGCAGCAACTGCAGCGCATACAGTAGTGGATCGCACTGA
- the LOC119574042 gene encoding uncharacterized protein LOC119574042, translating to MNTVYDRTMATAMAQALAANSNMASDKEQMRLYLDTLKAMVPQCPKNRKVSRQELIEHVINYISDLQDTLQSESDSDSRPGSPMDGVGFSDSFNQQPQYGGYGVQPDQYSIGNQDFYSTDTDNVLQPQHGYHSINSASSNFGSTISSYSGYIADYSGYSSDGSNCSAYSSGSRMHCSIKMFSPNFNKRVKELMVGL from the exons ATGAACACTGTTTATGATAGAACAATGGCCACTGCCATGGCACAGGCCCTCGCCGCCAACTCCAACATGGCCTCCGATAAGGAACAGATGCGCCTCTACCTCGATACACTCAAGGCCATGGTGCCTCAGTGTCCTAAGAACCGTAAGGTGTCCAGACAGGAACTCATCGAGCACGTCATCAACTACATCAGCGACCTTCAGGATACCCTCCAGTCCGAATCGGACTCTGACAGTCGTCCAGGGAGTCCTATGGACGGCGTCGGTTTCAGTGACTCCTTCAACCAGCAACCACAATATGGCGGTTATGGTGTTCAACCCGACCAGTACTCCATCGGCAACCAAGATTTCTACTCCACTGACACGGACAATGTTCTTCAACCTCAACATGGATACCACTCCATCAATTCTGCTTCCAGTAATTTTGGCAGTACCATCAGTTCCTACAGTGGCTACATCGCAGACTACAGTGGCTACAGCAGTGACGGCAGCAACTGCAGCGCATACAGTAGTGGATC CAGAATGCACTGCTCAATCAAGATGTTTTCCCCTAATTTTAACAAGAGAGTAAAGGAATTGATGGTGGGCTTGTAA